Proteins co-encoded in one Haloarcula sp. DT43 genomic window:
- a CDS encoding aminotransferase class V-fold PLP-dependent enzyme yields the protein MNPAELRASIPALERCTYFNTGASGPTPRPVVDAATSFLERHAFDAPAGDGPYAVAWDAIAAAREVVAGHIGTEAANVAFTRSTADGVNMVAGAIDWQPGDVVVRTDLEHPACTLPWDRLADTHDIEVRVLETDGGRLDMADVKDAVADARLVALSSLTWTHGTRLPVADVVDAAHDAGAQVLVDAVQSVGQHPVDVTEWGADFVVAAGHKWLLGVWGGGFLYVDPDAYGRLRQTRIGYRSVESPDAEAYEYYEGARRFEVGTTSPVPYVALANAVETIEAVGLDTVQSRVERLTDRLKDGLGDRLLSPRAYESGLVTFAADDPEATVERLAADGIVVRSLPHPEAVRASVHAFNTADDVDRLLDAL from the coding sequence ATGAACCCGGCCGAACTGCGGGCCTCGATTCCGGCGCTCGAACGGTGTACGTACTTCAACACGGGCGCGAGCGGGCCGACGCCCCGCCCCGTCGTCGACGCCGCCACGTCGTTTCTCGAACGGCACGCCTTCGATGCGCCTGCCGGCGACGGCCCCTACGCGGTCGCGTGGGACGCCATCGCGGCGGCCCGCGAGGTCGTCGCCGGCCACATCGGGACCGAGGCCGCCAACGTCGCGTTCACTCGCAGCACCGCCGACGGGGTCAACATGGTCGCCGGGGCTATCGACTGGCAGCCCGGCGACGTGGTGGTCCGGACCGACCTCGAACACCCGGCCTGTACGCTCCCCTGGGACCGGCTTGCCGACACCCACGACATCGAGGTCCGTGTGCTGGAAACCGACGGCGGGCGGCTCGACATGGCAGACGTGAAAGACGCCGTGGCCGATGCCAGGCTCGTGGCACTGAGTTCGCTCACCTGGACACACGGGACCAGACTCCCGGTCGCGGACGTGGTCGACGCGGCCCACGACGCCGGCGCGCAGGTGCTCGTCGACGCCGTCCAGTCTGTCGGCCAACACCCCGTCGACGTGACCGAGTGGGGCGCGGACTTCGTGGTCGCGGCGGGCCACAAGTGGCTGCTGGGCGTCTGGGGCGGTGGGTTCCTCTACGTCGACCCCGACGCGTATGGCCGATTGCGCCAGACCCGCATCGGCTACCGTAGCGTCGAGAGTCCCGATGCGGAGGCGTACGAGTACTACGAGGGCGCGCGCCGCTTCGAGGTCGGCACCACCTCGCCGGTCCCCTACGTCGCGCTCGCAAACGCCGTCGAGACAATCGAGGCCGTCGGCCTCGATACGGTTCAGTCCCGCGTCGAACGACTGACCGACCGCCTCAAGGACGGCCTCGGCGACCGCTTATTGAGTCCCCGCGCATACGAGTCCGGCCTCGTGACGTTCGCCGCGGACGACCCCGAGGCGACCGTCGAGCGCCTCGCGGCGGACGGCATCGTCGTCAGGTCCCTCCCCCACCCTGAAGCGGTTCGGGCGTCCGTCCACGCGTTCAACACCGCCGACGACGTCGACCGTCTGCTCGACGCGCTGTAG
- the rdfA gene encoding rod-determining factor RdfA, which translates to MANTTDGRPSSKVARLIDEYELDGLGAEMEARWTGDGEERMSLRDLAEFFNKRLLERALVDAGLSALESDVESTYENLTGDDISTGVRTDTVNRLERNGVDVDALETDFVTYQAIRSYLKEWRGAEYQGLSDDEKIEKDLESIQRLLTRTLSVTDQRIEKLRDTGRVDIEDFEVFLDAQVLCQSCGSQYAVAEFFEQGGCECQQD; encoded by the coding sequence ATGGCGAATACGACAGACGGGCGGCCGTCGAGCAAAGTCGCTCGACTCATCGACGAGTACGAACTCGATGGGCTCGGTGCGGAGATGGAGGCTCGCTGGACCGGCGACGGCGAAGAGCGCATGAGCCTCCGTGACCTCGCGGAGTTTTTCAACAAGCGACTCCTCGAGCGCGCGCTGGTCGATGCGGGGCTGAGCGCGCTCGAAAGCGACGTGGAATCGACCTACGAGAACCTCACCGGCGACGACATCAGCACGGGTGTCCGGACCGACACCGTCAACCGACTCGAACGCAACGGCGTCGACGTCGACGCCCTCGAAACCGACTTCGTCACCTATCAGGCCATCCGGTCGTACCTGAAGGAGTGGCGCGGCGCGGAGTATCAGGGGCTGTCCGACGACGAGAAAATCGAGAAGGACCTCGAGAGCATCCAACGACTGCTGACCCGGACGCTGTCGGTCACCGACCAGCGCATCGAGAAACTCCGGGATACGGGCCGAGTCGACATCGAGGACTTCGAGGTGTTTCTGGACGCACAGGTGCTGTGCCAGTCGTGCGGGAGCCAGTACGCCGTCGCGGAGTTCTTCGAGCAGGGCGGCTGTGAGTGCCAGCAGGACTGA